The DNA window gcctgggccagagagagaccctaccttgaaaaacaaaaagcaaacaaaaaaaaaggagtcaaaaagtgctggagagatggcgtagcagttcaggtgtttgcctgcaaaaccaaaggaccttggttcgattccccaggacccacgtaagccatatgcacaaggtgacacaagcgtctggagatcatttgcagtggctggaggccctagcgtacacattctctgtctgcctctatccctctcactctcaaaattaattttaaaaaaagaaggaaaagaaaaaatatccctGTAATTTAGTATAAATAGCAAGTGACTCCTTTTCCTTTGCTCAGGACTTGACAGTAGTCTGATCCGAACTGGTTCCAGCTGCCAGAACCCTGGATGTGATGCTGTGAGTGAGAATCTTGGAAGGCCCAAGTGTGTAGCTGAGAGGGATGGCTGGGTATAGATAAGAGTTTCAGTGGGATATGTCTTAACATGACTTGACCCTCCTTTGTCCTTGTTAGGTTTACCAAGGCCCTGAGAGTGATGCCACTCCGTGTACCTACCACCCAGGAGCTCCTCGATTCCACGAAGGGTGAGGGAAAGGATTGTGTGGTCTGTGAGACAAATTTCTCCCAGTAGTGATTAGAGGAGGTTTGGCAGAGAATTTAGGTGAATTATCTTCCTATCAGGATGAAATCTTGGAGCTGTTGTGGTATCCAGACCTTGGATTTTGGGGCATTCCTGGCACAGCCAGGATGCAGAGTTGGTAGACATGACTGGGGAAAGCAGGTAAGCTCCACCTTTACTAAATTCCACAAATGAAACTTGTCAATgggattgctttttaaaaaaatttaattttattgagctgggtgtggtagcacagcccttgattcccagcactcaggaggcagaggtaggaggatcgacacaagttcaaggccacctgagactacatagtaaattccaggtcatcctgggtgagagatcctactttgaaaaacaaaaaaagatatttatgtgtatgtgcatgcatgtgtgtatcagggcttgctactgcaaacaaacgccagacacatgcaccacttattgtttctggctttatgtgggtatttggaaattgaacacaggctgccagactttgcaagcaagcacctttctctgagtcatctccctggccccgTAAACTCTTGAATTTAGCCCAGTTCCAGAGATAATGTCTCTGCCCTGTAACCTCATGGCCAATCTCCCTATCTTCTTTCTTTAGTACAAACCAAAATTCTACCCCTTATCCCTCTATATATAGCCCAGAGGCTTTGCCATGTGAAGTAGTGTTAATCCTTCTGAGACTGTGCCTTCTCCACACACTCTGTGAGAACTATCTttggttcattctctctctctctctctcttatttattatttatttatttttattttatcttttattttttttttttttgaggtagggtctcactctagctcaggctgacctggaattcactgtgtagtttcaaggccagcttgaaactcctacctctgcctcccaagtgccggtattaaaggcgtgaaccacgaCGCCCACCAATAGTTGATTCTTACCATGCTCATTTCACATCTCTTTAGCTTTCAGCATCTTGCCGACATGATTGGCACCAGACAGATTCCTTAGTAGTACTGACTGTATATGGCCAGGTTCCACTTCCTGCGTTCAACTGGGTGAAGGCCAGTCAAACTGAGGTGAGAAATAATCAGGCAGCATGGGAGGCTAGTGAACTGTGTCATATTACTATCTTATGGGTAGAAATGCTGTATACTGTATCTTTAAGCACTATGGTCCCCTAAGAGGAAAGGAAAGCTATTAAATAGGGTTATGTGCCTGATGACCTGTTGATCACAACTCTGGCCTAGTTCTGTCATGACTTTTTCTGACCTTCTGGAATTAATGCTATGCTTGTAATCCTTTCTCTCAGCTTCATGTCCACATTGTCTTTGATGGGAACCGGGTGTTCCAAGCACAGATGAAGCTCTGGGGGGTAAgtgaagaggcagaggagagggagGCCAATGGGTAAAAGAAGGGTCAAATTTAAGTGATTAGAGGAAGAGAGTTGGAGTGGGAAAACAcgatttcctttcattttcattttccctcttccttcttgcCATGTTCcttgtcttccctccctctcccattttGTTCCTATGTTTCTTGATcttgttcaatttttttctttttatttctcaccACTTCATCAATACCCtttgatttcttaatttttttttctgtgtccctcaatctttccctcctcttcagGTCATAAACGTGGAGCAGAGCTCTGTCTCTTTGATGCCATCACGGGTTGAAATCTCCCTGGTCAAGGCTGACCCAGGATCCTGGGCCCAGCTGGAGCACCCCAGTGCACTTGCTGAGAAGGCTAGAGCAGGGGTTGTGTTAGAGATGGATGAGGAAGAATCTGAGGAGTCAGATGATGATCTGAGCtggacagaggaggaagaagaagaggaagcaaTGGGGGAATAGACAGTTGAGTGTCTAGGCAGGACCTCAATGACTTCCTCAGAATCTTCCAGGTTATGGTTGACCATG is part of the Jaculus jaculus isolate mJacJac1 chromosome X, mJacJac1.mat.Y.cur, whole genome shotgun sequence genome and encodes:
- the Itgb1bp2 gene encoding integrin beta-1-binding protein 2; translation: MSLLCHNKGCGQHFDPDTNLPDSCCYHPGVPVFHDALKGWSCCRKRTVDFSEFLNIKGCTVGPHCAEKLPEVPQPEAPATSSLQEQKPLNTIPKSAETLRRERPKSELPPKLLPLNISQALEVALEQKELDEEHGAGLDSSLIRTGSSCQNPGCDAVYQGPESDATPCTYHPGAPRFHEGMKSWSCCGIQTLDFGAFLAQPGCRVGRHDWGKQLSASCRHDWHQTDSLVVLTVYGQVPLPAFNWVKASQTELHVHIVFDGNRVFQAQMKLWGVINVEQSSVSLMPSRVEISLVKADPGSWAQLEHPSALAEKARAGVVLEMDEEESEESDDDLSWTEEEEEEEAMGE